A genomic stretch from Clavelina lepadiformis chromosome 5, kaClaLepa1.1, whole genome shotgun sequence includes:
- the LOC143459553 gene encoding gap junction beta-2 protein-like, translated as MGWHVVQKLVDGTGVHSTLIGKYWINSFFLLRFQDTWSDSQSNFVCNTKSPGCKNVCFNAFSPIAPTRFWAFQLLAVSVMTIIFNVYTTHKLALVTKAIRKKRIWKEKQKAKLKEAGKASGGNEKSKGKEYKQKKSKDDEDDKVVATKLQEDHPSKLFLAYFSMVFSRLLVEVGFMIGQYNLYAFKFVVPELWQCRHWPCPNAVDCFVSRPKEKTIMLCILYATGCIMVLLNIIELYNIGGNLSKAWKTRHQDVTKEVFGDEIVPMFDGAAGGVRTWGPAGVYEVPSRGYPDVVGIPRMYVAGQPGRKRGQKSVYHKQKNEEYIYT; from the exons ATGGGCTGGCATGTTGTGCAGAAATTAGTGGATGGTACAGGAGTGCATTCTACACTCATCGGAAAATATTGGATTAATTCTTTCTTTCTGTTGCGTTTTC AAGACACTTGGAGTGACTCCCAAAGCAACTTCGTTTGTAACACAAAATCACCTGgttgtaaaaatgtttgttttaacgCATTCAGTCCGATTGCACCA ACAAGATTTTGGGCCTTTCAGCTACTGGCAGTCTCCGTAATGACGATAATATTTAACGTATACACGACTCATAAATTGGCTTTGGTTACAAAAGCTATACGAAAGAAGCGAATCTGGAAGGAAAAG CAGAAGGCAAAATTAAAAGAAGCAGGAAAGGCAAGTGGTGGTAACGAAAAAAGTAAAG GCAAAgaatataaacaaaagaaatcaaaagATGATGAGGATGATAAAGttgttgcaacaaaattacaagAGGACCATCCTTCAAAGCTGTTTCTGGCATACTTTTCCATG gttttttCCCGGTTACTCGTAGAAGTCGGATTTATGATTGGCCAATACAATCTTTATGCATTCAAATTTGTTGTCCCAGAGCTTTGGCAGTGCCGACATTGGCCCTGTCCGAACGCAGTTGATTGCTTTGTATCCAG GCCAAAAGAGAAAACAATCATGCTTTGTATATTATATGCAACCGGATGCATAATGGTTTTACTCAATATAATTGAACTATACAATATTGGGGGCAACTTGAGTAAAGCATGGAAGACAAGACATCAAGATGTCACCAAAGAAGTGTTTGGTGATGAAATAGTTCCGATGTTTGATGGAGCTGCAGGTGGAGTCCGTACTTGGGGTCCAGCTGGAGTGTATGAAGTACCATCCAGAGGTTACCCAGATGTAGTTGGCATACCAAGAATGTATGTTGCAGGACAACCTGGTAGGAAACGTGGTCAAAAATCTGTTTATCATAAGCAGAAAAATGAAGAATATATATACACTTAA
- the LOC143460926 gene encoding gap junction beta-2 protein-like, protein MGWHIVQKLVEGTGQHSTLTGKYWITSFFVLRFLIVISLAKSTWSDAQGNFVCNTESPGCKNVCFNEFSPIAPTRYWAFQLLAVSIMTIVFNVYTTHKLALITKAIRKKRKWKSEQKQKAMQLKELANKSENAVGKNEVKPNEPKKDEDKDDEVVATKLQEDHPSKLFLAYFFMVLFRLLVEIAFMVGQYNLYTFKFVVPELWKCQHWPCPNVVDCFVSRPKEKTIMLCTFYATGCIMIMLNIIELYHIGGNFSKAWKTRHQDVTKEVFGDEAVPVFDGAAGGVRAWGPGAEGVYEAAPTGYPDAVGIPMLYTRYTNPRGRKSGLRRNRYNDEYMYT, encoded by the exons ATGGGATGGCATATTGTGCAAAAATTGGTTGAAGGGACAGGTCAACACTCAACTCTCACTGGAAAATATTGGATAACGTCTTTTTTTGTCTTACGTTTTCTTATAGTGATTTCATTAGCAA AATCGACTTGGAGTGATGCACAAGGCAACTTTGTGTGCAACACGGAATCGCCTGGTTGTAAAAACGTTTGTTTCAACGAATTCAGCCCAATTGCACCG ACCAGGTATTGGGCATTCCAACTGCTAGCAGTTTCGATCATGACGATTGTTTTCAATGTATATACAACTCATAAACTGGCTTTAATAACTAAAGCAATTCGAAAGAAGCGTAAATGGAAGTCTGAGCAAAAGCAAAAG GCCATGCAATTAAAAGAACTAGCTAACAAATCAGAAAATGCCGTTGGTAAAAATGAAG TGAAACCTAACGAGCCAAAGAAAGATGAAGATAAGGATGATGAAGTTGTAGCAACGAAATTGCAAGAAGACCATCCTTCAAAACTGTTTTTGGCCTATTTTTTTATG GTACTTTTTCGACTTTTAGTAGAAATTGCATTCATGGTGGGCCAATACAACCTTTACACATTCAAATTTGTGGTGCCAGAACTTTGGAAATGCCAACATTGGCCATGCCCAAATGTTGTCGACTGTTTTGTATCGAG ACCAAAAGAGAAAACAATCATGCTCTGTACCTTCTATGCAACCGGATGCATAATGATTATGCTCAACATAATTGAACTTTATCACATCGGGGGCAACTTCAGCAAAGCATGGAAGACGAGACATCAAGATGTCACCAAAGAAGTGTTTGGTGACGAAGCAGTGCCAGTATTTGATGGGGCTGCAGGTGGGGTCCGTGCTTGGGGCCCAGGAGCAGAAGGAGTCTATGAAGCGGCTCCTACTGGTTATCCGGATGCAGTTGGTATTCCAATGTTATATACCAGATATACAAACCCACGTGGAAGAAAGTCTGGGCTACGTCGTAACCGTTACAACGATGAATATATGTATACGTAG
- the LOC143460650 gene encoding tetratricopeptide repeat protein 33-like — translation MASFFSESGKHSFVWKSNKKLRTKPVDLDFQENTATSSSSKSKARNLSFSEKERLLRSVALKEEGSVLAGQEKYSDALKKWNEAINLNPHDEILYEMKAQVLMILEKDFLAVQCAEKAIQTKKHWWIGWQTLGRSQINIKDVDMAIKSFSRALHLNPMCEPDDLHWAVSLRTKANSS, via the exons ATGGCTAGTTTTTTTTCTGAATCGGGAAAGCATAGTTTTGTTTGGAAATCAAACAAGAAGCTGAGAACTAAACCAGTTGATCTggattttcaagaaaatacagcAACATCTTCCAGTTCAAAAAGTAAAGCAAG AAATCTTAGTTTTTCTGAGAAAGAAAGGTTGCTGAGAAGTGTTGCTTTGAAAGAGGAGGGTTCAGTGCTTGCAGGTCAAGAAAAATATTCTGATGCCTTAAAAAA GTGGAATGAAGCAATCAACCTTAATCCACACGATgaaattttgtatgaaatGAAAGCCCAAGTTCTGATGATTCTGGAAAAG GATTTTCTAGCTGTTCAGTGTGCTGAGAAAGCTATCCAAACTAAAAAGCACTGGTGGATTGGTTGGCAAACGCTGGGAAGAAGTCAAATTAATATAAAAGATGTCGACATG GCTATCAAAAGTTTTAGTAGAGCCTTACATCTTAATCCAATGTGTGAACCAGATGACTTGCATTGGGCAGTATCTCTTAGAACAAAAGCAAACTCTTCTTAA